One window from the genome of Methylomarinovum caldicuralii encodes:
- a CDS encoding ABC transporter ATP-binding protein, whose product MKALKLQNLRKVYDNGFEALKGIDLEVEAGDFFALLGPNGAGKSTTIGIVTSLVTKTAGKVEICGHDLDREPDAAKRCLGLVPQEINFNQFEKVGRIVLNQAGYYGVPRRQARRRMEEVLKKLDLWDRRDEVSRRLSGGMKRRLMIARALVHCPRVLILDEPTAGVDIEIRYSMWEFLRRLNQEGTTIILTTHYLEEAERLCRHVAIIDHGRIVESTSMKRLLAQLEYHRYLLELRNPPQAIPEIPGYRIEAMEANVWAVEVPRSQGLNPLFAALNRLGLEVIDIRPTSNRLEQLFFQRVRQRAGEAA is encoded by the coding sequence ATGAAAGCCCTGAAACTGCAAAACCTTCGCAAGGTCTACGACAACGGCTTCGAGGCCCTCAAGGGCATCGATCTGGAGGTGGAGGCCGGTGACTTTTTCGCGCTCCTCGGCCCCAACGGCGCCGGCAAGTCCACCACCATCGGCATCGTCACCTCGCTGGTGACCAAGACAGCGGGAAAGGTGGAAATCTGCGGCCACGATCTCGACCGCGAACCGGATGCGGCCAAGCGCTGTCTCGGGCTGGTGCCCCAGGAAATTAACTTCAACCAGTTCGAGAAGGTCGGCCGGATCGTCCTCAATCAGGCCGGTTATTACGGCGTGCCGCGGCGGCAGGCGCGCCGTCGCATGGAGGAAGTGCTCAAGAAGCTCGATCTCTGGGACCGGCGCGACGAGGTGTCGCGGCGGCTGTCCGGCGGGATGAAACGGCGGCTGATGATCGCCCGGGCTTTGGTGCACTGTCCCCGGGTGCTGATCCTCGACGAGCCGACCGCCGGGGTGGACATCGAAATCCGCTATTCCATGTGGGAATTTCTGCGCCGACTCAACCAGGAAGGCACCACCATCATTCTGACCACCCATTATCTCGAGGAGGCCGAGCGGCTGTGCCGCCACGTGGCCATCATTGATCACGGCCGCATCGTCGAGTCCACGTCCATGAAGCGGCTGCTGGCCCAGCTGGAATATCACCGCTATCTGCTGGAACTGCGTAATCCGCCGCAGGCCATCCCGGAGATTCCGGGTTACCGGATCGAGGCGATGGAGGCCAATGTCTGGGCGGTGGAGGTGCCGCGTTCCCAGGGGCTGAACCCGCTGTTCGCCGCCCTGAACCGGTTGGGTCTGGAGGTGATCGACATCCGTCCCACCAGCAACCGCCTGGAACAGCTGTTTTTCCAGCGCGTCCGCCAAAGGGCAGGGGAGGCGGCCTGA
- a CDS encoding ABC transporter permease — MRQRWIAYRTLAGREIHRFLRIWPQTLLPPLVTTSLYFLIFGALMGPRIGPMAGVAYIDYIVPGIVLMAVINHSYANVVSSFFSAKFQRHIEEMLVAPMPSWLILLGYVTGGMARGLTIGLLVAGIAALFTDLQVRHWEIAVAMALLTSLLFSLGGLINAVFARSFDDISIIPNFVLTPLVYLGGVFYSVTLLPPPWGRLSEFNPILYMIDAFRYGFLGVADVPVRLAFVIVAGLIGVLGLTAWWLLHRGVGIKH, encoded by the coding sequence ATGAGGCAGCGCTGGATCGCCTACCGCACCCTGGCAGGAAGGGAAATCCACCGCTTCCTGCGCATCTGGCCCCAGACCCTGCTGCCGCCCCTGGTGACCACCTCGCTGTATTTCCTGATCTTCGGGGCCCTAATGGGGCCGCGCATCGGGCCGATGGCCGGGGTGGCCTACATCGACTACATCGTCCCGGGCATCGTGCTGATGGCGGTGATCAATCATTCCTACGCCAACGTGGTGTCGTCGTTCTTCTCCGCCAAGTTCCAGCGCCACATCGAGGAAATGCTGGTGGCGCCGATGCCCAGCTGGCTGATCCTGCTCGGCTACGTGACCGGGGGCATGGCGCGGGGGCTGACCATCGGCCTGCTGGTGGCGGGGATCGCCGCCCTGTTCACCGACCTGCAGGTGCGTCATTGGGAAATCGCCGTGGCGATGGCCCTGCTGACTTCGCTGCTGTTTTCCCTGGGCGGCCTGATCAACGCGGTCTTCGCCCGCAGCTTCGACGACATCTCCATCATTCCCAACTTCGTACTGACGCCGCTGGTCTATCTGGGCGGGGTGTTCTATTCGGTGACCCTGCTGCCGCCGCCCTGGGGCCGGCTGTCGGAATTCAACCCGATCCTCTATATGATCGACGCCTTCCGCTACGGTTTCCTGGGGGTGGCGGACGTGCCGGTGAGGCTGGCCTTCGTCATCGTGGCGGGGTTGATCGGCGTGCTGGGCCTGACCGCCTGGTGGCTGCTGCACCGCGGCGTCGGCATCAAGCACTAA
- a CDS encoding helix-turn-helix domain-containing protein: MTTLHKKLQVTCHNCGFRTVCFPRGLTREEVSQLEDVVERRKALRKGEFLFRAADPFHGLIAIKSGTAKLIYQDDQGEEHILQVLLPGEVVGFDALADNRYRCSAQALDTVSYCELPAKEISRICFRIPTMLGEMLRHASDALASQRDQTVFIKKPAEERLAAFLLDLSRRYAFRGFSGEEFSIGLTRQELGNHLDLALATVSRTLKQFEREGWIELDGKRVRILDRDALARLVG, from the coding sequence ATGACGACTTTGCACAAAAAACTGCAAGTCACTTGTCACAATTGCGGTTTCAGAACCGTATGCTTCCCCCGGGGGCTGACCCGCGAGGAAGTCAGTCAGCTTGAAGATGTGGTCGAGCGCCGCAAGGCATTGCGGAAGGGAGAATTCCTGTTCCGCGCCGCCGATCCTTTCCACGGCCTGATCGCCATCAAATCCGGCACCGCCAAGCTGATCTATCAGGACGACCAAGGCGAGGAACACATCCTCCAGGTGCTGCTTCCCGGGGAAGTGGTCGGCTTCGATGCCCTGGCGGACAACCGCTACCGCTGTTCCGCCCAGGCGCTGGACACGGTCAGCTATTGCGAGCTGCCGGCCAAGGAAATCTCCCGCATCTGTTTCCGCATCCCGACAATGCTCGGGGAAATGTTGCGCCACGCCAGCGACGCCCTCGCCAGCCAGCGCGACCAGACCGTCTTCATCAAGAAACCGGCCGAGGAGCGCCTGGCCGCCTTTCTACTCGACCTGTCCCGCCGTTATGCCTTCCGCGGTTTTTCCGGGGAGGAGTTCTCCATCGGCCTGACCCGCCAGGAACTGGGAAACCACCTGGATCTGGCCCTGGCCACGGTCAGCCGCACCCTCAAGCAGTTCGAACGGGAGGGCTGGATCGAGCTCGACGGCAAACGGGTCCGGATTCTCGACCGCGACGCCCTGGCCCGGCTGGTCGGTTAG
- a CDS encoding DNA replication terminus site-binding protein yields MNLNQAEENLIHRFQALREAIQDFVVQLNQESRRAWVFDLAHREYHDAEARSQLIQILTRLEYPDNRDGRETDPCPGIIGAGPRTLALAGALNQARDAFKQAVLAINSHDRERSRRLMAAQGFARLHFKQLYRHQPILLRKPCSIRFTWGATRSIKRISRQEAYRRLTALAGDDPSPGYLRQLELLAQHPKDEPIAIVQDLKPHIKANVCWIQGSGQDRQVIRKMISAPLAILIPLDPGEDLPQHSAAYPEARKPRKPRADTRIERELFLPSIRGHRYCR; encoded by the coding sequence ATGAACTTAAACCAAGCAGAAGAGAACCTCATTCACAGGTTTCAAGCGCTGCGGGAAGCGATCCAGGATTTCGTCGTCCAGCTGAATCAGGAAAGCCGCAGGGCCTGGGTCTTCGATCTAGCGCATCGCGAATACCACGATGCGGAGGCCAGAAGCCAATTGATCCAGATCCTGACGCGGCTGGAATATCCGGACAACCGCGATGGCCGGGAAACCGATCCCTGTCCCGGCATCATCGGGGCAGGGCCCAGGACGCTGGCGCTGGCCGGCGCCCTCAATCAGGCCCGGGATGCCTTCAAGCAGGCGGTGCTCGCGATCAACAGTCATGACAGGGAACGGTCCCGGCGCCTGATGGCCGCCCAGGGCTTTGCCCGCCTGCATTTCAAACAGCTGTACCGTCATCAGCCGATTCTGCTGCGCAAACCCTGTTCCATCCGCTTTACCTGGGGAGCGACACGCTCGATCAAGCGTATCAGCCGCCAGGAGGCCTACCGCAGGCTGACGGCGCTGGCCGGCGACGATCCATCGCCCGGTTACCTGAGACAGCTGGAGCTTCTGGCCCAGCATCCCAAGGATGAACCCATCGCCATCGTGCAGGACCTAAAACCGCATATCAAGGCCAACGTCTGCTGGATTCAGGGAAGCGGCCAGGATCGTCAGGTCATCCGCAAAATGATCAGCGCGCCGTTGGCGATTCTGATCCCGCTGGACCCGGGTGAGGACTTGCCGCAGCATAGCGCCGCCTATCCGGAGGCGCGCAAACCGAGAAAGCCGCGCGCCGATACCAGGATCGAGCGGGAGCTGTTTTTACCGTCGATCCGGGGTCACCGTTACTGCCGGTAA
- the thiO gene encoding glycine oxidase ThiO encodes MHCLIVGAGISGLLCARELQAAGWQVTILERGRVGQEASWAGGGILTPLYPWRQPVPIQQLSFWSQAHYPELAETLRRETWIDPQYRRCGLLWLDLADLREAVAWCRRHGIDWESPTATEIQTRFPQLAPPPGGSHLWIEGIAQIRNPRLVKALRKELQAKGVEIREHTPVSGWRQAGKRIVAARTPAGDCRADVFIVTAGAWSAQLHAEGWQPQIRPVKGQMLLFRAPPELLTLMVQRGDHYLIPRYDGHILVGSTVEEAGFDKRPTAAAYRRLYQAALSMLPALAEFPVVLHWGGLRPAAPEGIPYIGPHPQVANLYYDCGHFRNGVVMAPAAARLLADLVLERAPILDPRPFLPATR; translated from the coding sequence ATGCATTGCCTGATCGTCGGTGCCGGTATCAGCGGCCTGTTGTGCGCCCGGGAACTGCAGGCCGCCGGTTGGCAGGTCACGATTCTGGAACGCGGCCGGGTAGGGCAGGAGGCCTCCTGGGCCGGAGGCGGCATTCTCACGCCGCTGTATCCCTGGCGTCAGCCTGTGCCGATCCAGCAGTTGTCCTTCTGGAGTCAGGCGCACTATCCGGAACTTGCCGAGACTTTGAGGCGGGAGACATGGATTGATCCCCAATACCGTCGCTGCGGCCTGCTGTGGCTCGATCTGGCAGATCTTCGTGAGGCGGTCGCCTGGTGCCGCCGCCACGGGATCGACTGGGAAAGCCCGACCGCTACCGAGATCCAGACGCGGTTCCCGCAATTGGCCCCGCCTCCCGGGGGCAGCCATTTGTGGATCGAAGGCATCGCCCAGATCCGCAACCCCCGTCTGGTGAAGGCCTTAAGGAAAGAGCTGCAGGCCAAGGGTGTGGAGATTCGGGAGCACACCCCGGTCTCAGGATGGCGGCAGGCGGGAAAGCGCATCGTCGCCGCGCGCACCCCCGCGGGCGATTGTCGTGCCGATGTTTTCATCGTCACCGCCGGGGCCTGGTCGGCACAGCTGCACGCGGAAGGCTGGCAGCCGCAGATCAGGCCGGTCAAAGGGCAGATGCTCCTGTTCCGGGCGCCGCCGGAACTGTTGACCCTCATGGTGCAACGGGGGGACCATTACCTGATTCCACGCTACGACGGTCATATCCTGGTGGGCAGTACCGTCGAGGAAGCGGGTTTCGACAAGCGGCCGACCGCGGCGGCCTACCGGCGTCTGTACCAGGCGGCCCTGAGCATGCTTCCGGCCCTGGCGGAGTTCCCGGTGGTGCTGCACTGGGGCGGGCTGCGGCCTGCCGCGCCCGAGGGAATCCCCTACATCGGGCCGCATCCCCAGGTCGCCAACCTCTATTACGACTGCGGTCATTTCCGCAACGGCGTGGTGATGGCCCCGGCTGCGGCCCGCCTGCTGGCGGACCTGGTGCTGGAGCGGGCGCCGATCCTCGACCCCCGGCCTTTCCTGCCGGCGACCCGCTAA
- the gndA gene encoding NADP-dependent phosphogluconate dehydrogenase, whose amino-acid sequence MADIGVLGLGVMGRNLSLNLADHGYVTAVFNRHPEVTDRFLAECRQREPSWTWLQGFHELEAFVNAIERPRRIVLLVKAGDPTDLTIDNLLPFLDPGDILIDCGNAHWLDTIRRERELRRQEILFVGSGISGGETGARFGPSLMAGGSLEAWKRIEPVWLDIAAKVDPKTGDPIEGAAPGKPVREGEPCAAWVGENGAGHYVKMVHNGIEYIDMQLIAESYWLLKHLGGFDNPTLADIFARWNQGDLASYLIAITAEILRQPDPAGKGYLIDKILDAAGQKGTGKWAATSALDLGVPANALAEAVFARFLAALVEQRHQASRVLNGPQPLQATDPDALTRQLERCLYSAKICAYAQGFQLMQAAQEKYGWHFDFATIARIWRGGCIIRARFLNRIAAAFDTSPDLANLLLAGDFRRVLSEDHAAWRRSVADAVLSGLPVPALSSALAYYDSYRSERLPANLIQAQRDYFGAHTYERVDRPRGAFFHFDWHGSRQEIYSD is encoded by the coding sequence ATGGCAGACATCGGCGTGCTGGGACTGGGCGTCATGGGGCGCAATCTGAGCCTGAACCTGGCCGACCACGGCTATGTGACGGCGGTGTTCAACCGCCATCCCGAGGTCACGGACCGGTTTCTCGCCGAATGCCGCCAGCGGGAACCTTCGTGGACGTGGCTGCAGGGATTTCACGAGCTGGAGGCCTTCGTCAACGCCATCGAGCGCCCCCGCCGGATCGTCCTGCTGGTCAAGGCCGGCGATCCCACCGACCTGACCATCGATAACCTGCTGCCCTTCCTCGATCCCGGCGACATCCTGATCGACTGTGGCAACGCCCACTGGCTCGACACCATCCGCCGCGAGCGGGAACTGCGCCGGCAGGAGATCCTCTTCGTCGGCTCCGGCATTTCCGGCGGGGAAACCGGCGCCCGCTTCGGTCCCTCGCTGATGGCCGGCGGCAGCCTGGAGGCCTGGAAGCGGATCGAGCCCGTCTGGCTCGACATCGCCGCCAAGGTCGACCCGAAAACCGGCGATCCCATCGAAGGGGCAGCGCCCGGAAAGCCGGTGCGGGAAGGGGAGCCCTGCGCCGCCTGGGTGGGGGAGAACGGCGCCGGCCACTACGTGAAGATGGTCCACAACGGCATCGAATACATCGACATGCAGCTGATCGCCGAAAGCTATTGGCTGCTGAAACACCTCGGCGGTTTCGACAACCCCACGCTGGCCGACATCTTCGCGCGCTGGAACCAGGGGGACTTGGCCAGTTACCTCATCGCCATCACCGCCGAGATTCTGCGTCAGCCCGATCCTGCCGGAAAAGGGTATCTGATCGACAAGATCCTCGATGCCGCCGGTCAGAAAGGCACCGGCAAGTGGGCCGCCACCAGTGCCCTCGATCTGGGCGTGCCGGCGAATGCGCTGGCAGAAGCCGTGTTCGCCCGTTTCCTTGCCGCGCTGGTGGAGCAGCGCCATCAGGCCAGCCGGGTGCTGAACGGACCCCAGCCGTTGCAGGCAACCGATCCCGACGCCCTGACCCGGCAGCTGGAACGCTGTCTCTACAGCGCCAAAATCTGCGCCTATGCCCAGGGCTTCCAGCTGATGCAGGCGGCCCAGGAAAAATACGGCTGGCATTTCGATTTCGCCACCATCGCCCGTATCTGGCGGGGCGGCTGCATCATCCGGGCCCGCTTTCTCAATCGGATCGCCGCTGCCTTTGACACCAGCCCCGATCTGGCCAATCTGCTGCTCGCCGGGGATTTCCGCCGGGTGCTCAGCGAGGATCATGCCGCCTGGCGCCGCAGCGTCGCCGACGCCGTTCTGAGTGGTCTGCCCGTGCCGGCCCTGTCCTCGGCCCTGGCCTATTACGACAGCTACCGCAGCGAGCGGCTGCCGGCGAACCTGATCCAGGCCCAGCGGGATTATTTCGGGGCCCACACCTACGAACGGGTCGATCGCCCCCGGGGGGCATTCTTCCACTTCGACTGGCACGGCAGCCGCCAGGAAATCTACAGCGATTGA
- the ychF gene encoding redox-regulated ATPase YchF, with amino-acid sequence MALHCGIVGLPNVGKSTLFNALTRAEIAAENYPFCTIDPNVGVVPVPDPRLKTLAEIVQPQRTLPTTVEFVDIAGLVAGASKGEGLGNQFLGHIRETDAIAHVVRCFEDGDVTHVAGSVDPVRDIEIINTELVLADMETVDRALQRVTRAAKSGDKAARAEKALLESVAAHLDAGKPVRSLDLGEDERALLRGLHLLTAKPVLYVANVNESGFDANPLLEQVRAHAAAEGAQVVPVCAAIEAEISQLDEADREAFLEELGLAEAGLDRVVRAVYRLLGLQTFFTAGEKEVRAWTVKQGATAPQAAGVIHSDFEKGFIRAEVIAYGDFVRHGGEQGAKEAGKWRLEGKDYVMQEGDVVHFRFNV; translated from the coding sequence ATGGCATTACATTGCGGTATCGTCGGGCTTCCCAACGTCGGCAAGTCCACCCTGTTCAACGCGCTGACGCGGGCGGAAATCGCCGCGGAAAACTATCCCTTCTGCACCATCGATCCCAATGTGGGGGTGGTGCCGGTCCCCGATCCCAGGCTCAAGACCCTGGCTGAGATCGTCCAACCCCAACGTACCCTGCCGACCACGGTGGAGTTCGTCGACATCGCGGGGCTGGTGGCCGGGGCTTCCAAGGGGGAGGGGCTGGGTAACCAGTTCCTCGGCCACATCCGTGAAACCGACGCTATCGCCCACGTGGTCCGCTGCTTCGAGGACGGCGACGTCACCCACGTGGCCGGCTCGGTCGATCCGGTGCGCGACATCGAGATCATCAACACCGAACTGGTGCTCGCAGACATGGAGACGGTGGACAGGGCATTACAGCGGGTCACGCGGGCGGCCAAATCCGGCGACAAGGCCGCGCGGGCGGAAAAGGCGCTGCTGGAAAGTGTGGCCGCCCATCTGGACGCCGGCAAACCGGTGCGCAGCCTGGATCTGGGCGAAGACGAGCGCGCCCTGCTGCGTGGCCTGCATCTCTTGACCGCCAAGCCGGTGCTGTATGTCGCCAACGTGAACGAATCCGGCTTCGATGCCAATCCGCTGCTGGAACAGGTGCGGGCCCACGCCGCCGCCGAAGGTGCCCAGGTGGTGCCGGTGTGCGCGGCGATCGAGGCGGAAATCTCCCAGCTGGACGAGGCGGACCGGGAAGCCTTCCTGGAGGAGCTGGGATTGGCGGAAGCCGGTCTCGACCGGGTGGTGCGGGCGGTTTACCGGCTGCTGGGGCTGCAGACCTTCTTCACCGCCGGAGAAAAGGAAGTCCGCGCCTGGACCGTCAAGCAGGGGGCTACCGCGCCCCAGGCGGCCGGCGTCATCCACAGCGATTTCGAGAAGGGTTTCATTCGCGCCGAGGTCATCGCCTACGGGGATTTCGTCCGCCACGGGGGAGAGCAGGGGGCCAAGGAGGCCGGCAAATGGCGCCTGGAGGGCAAGGATTACGTCATGCAGGAAGGCGACGTGGTCCACTTCCGCTTCAACGTGTAA
- a CDS encoding mannose-1-phosphate guanylyltransferase/mannose-6-phosphate isomerase, whose amino-acid sequence MRQCKAVILSGGSGTRLWPLSREAYPKQFLALTGDHSLLQETVLRFQALTEADPDITLPPPAVICNEAHRFLVAEQLRELGFAAGEIILEPAGRNTAPALTVAALLSRREGGDPVLAVMPSDHVIRNRRAFCTTLAEAVQLAEQGYLVTFGIVPTRPETGFGYIRVGKPLQGHARLLDSFVEKPDRKTAESYLASGDYLWNSGIFVMRASVWLEAIGRFRPDILAACRQAVENGREDADFFRLDRDAFAACPADSIDYAVMERLSGSDWQGAVLPLDAGWSDLGSWPAMWEVADADTDGNITHGDVFLHEVEDSLVHANDRFVAALGVKDLIVAETADAILVAHKESAQQVRKVAEYLKSQGRYEYLHHLKIHRPWGMIETIGKGDRYQVNRLTVRPGAHVVTQLHHHRAEHWVVVKGTARITRGAGKEEETFLLTENQSTYIPVGVRHRLENPGKIPLEVIEVQSGAYLGGGDILRFDEESSR is encoded by the coding sequence ATGCGTCAATGCAAAGCGGTAATCCTTTCCGGCGGTTCCGGAACCCGCCTGTGGCCCCTGTCCCGTGAAGCCTATCCCAAACAGTTCCTCGCGTTGACCGGCGATCACAGCCTGCTGCAGGAAACCGTGCTGCGGTTTCAGGCATTGACCGAGGCCGATCCCGACATCACGCTACCGCCGCCGGCGGTGATCTGCAACGAGGCCCACCGCTTTCTGGTCGCAGAGCAGCTGCGCGAGCTTGGTTTTGCCGCCGGCGAGATCATCCTGGAGCCGGCGGGCCGCAACACGGCGCCCGCGCTTACCGTCGCCGCCTTGTTAAGCCGCCGGGAAGGCGGCGACCCGGTACTGGCGGTGATGCCTTCCGACCACGTCATCCGCAACCGCCGGGCCTTCTGTACCACCCTGGCGGAAGCGGTCCAGCTGGCCGAACAGGGATATCTGGTCACTTTCGGCATCGTCCCCACCCGGCCGGAAACCGGCTTCGGCTACATCCGCGTGGGGAAGCCGCTCCAGGGTCATGCCCGCCTGCTCGACAGCTTCGTGGAGAAACCCGATCGCAAAACCGCGGAAAGCTATCTGGCCAGCGGCGACTATCTCTGGAACAGCGGCATTTTCGTGATGCGTGCATCCGTCTGGCTCGAAGCCATCGGGCGGTTTCGGCCCGACATCCTGGCCGCCTGCCGCCAGGCGGTCGAAAACGGGCGGGAGGACGCCGATTTTTTCCGCCTCGACCGCGACGCCTTCGCCGCCTGTCCCGCCGATTCCATCGACTATGCGGTGATGGAGCGCCTTTCCGGCAGCGACTGGCAGGGTGCCGTCCTGCCGCTGGATGCCGGCTGGTCCGATCTGGGATCGTGGCCGGCTATGTGGGAGGTGGCCGACGCCGATACCGACGGCAACATCACCCACGGCGACGTGTTCCTGCACGAGGTCGAGGACTCCCTGGTCCATGCCAACGACCGCTTCGTCGCCGCCCTGGGGGTGAAGGATCTCATCGTCGCCGAAACCGCCGACGCCATCCTCGTAGCCCACAAGGAGAGCGCCCAGCAGGTGCGCAAGGTGGCCGAATATCTCAAATCCCAGGGCCGCTACGAGTACCTTCACCACCTGAAGATCCACCGCCCCTGGGGAATGATCGAAACCATCGGCAAGGGGGACCGCTACCAGGTCAACCGCCTGACGGTACGCCCCGGCGCCCACGTGGTGACCCAGCTGCACCATCACCGCGCCGAACACTGGGTGGTCGTCAAGGGCACCGCCCGCATCACCCGCGGGGCAGGGAAGGAGGAGGAAACTTTTCTGCTGACCGAGAATCAATCCACTTACATCCCGGTCGGGGTCCGCCACCGTCTGGAGAACCCCGGCAAGATCCCTCTGGAGGTCATCGAGGTCCAGTCCGGCGCCTATCTGGGCGGCGGCGACATCCTGCGTTTCGACGAAGAATCCTCGCGCTAA
- a CDS encoding ferritin-like domain-containing protein produces the protein MENVFELAGACLRAPDLAGKLALTRRARTAFEAGRLNFREQGNPPAAHEVRMPRELSFVEPRRLPKRKLTHQAGRIALLHAVAHIEFSAILMHWDSLCRFRGMPAPYYHDWFTVVLEELKHFELLTRRLAHLGAQYGDLPVHQGLWQVALDTAGDVLARMALVPRFQEARGLDVTPGMIAGLRQAGDEESAAVLEVILDEEVGHVAKGDRWFRWLCRQQNKAPGETYLDLVRRHLRGAVRGPFNRPLRLQAGFDAVEMDRLETLQQGAKRCVNAKR, from the coding sequence ATGGAAAACGTCTTCGAGCTGGCGGGCGCCTGTCTGCGCGCGCCGGACCTGGCGGGCAAACTGGCCCTGACGCGCCGGGCCCGCACGGCGTTCGAGGCCGGCCGGCTGAATTTCCGGGAACAGGGGAATCCCCCGGCTGCCCACGAAGTCCGGATGCCCCGGGAGCTGAGCTTCGTCGAACCACGCCGGCTGCCGAAACGGAAGCTGACGCACCAGGCCGGCCGCATCGCCCTGTTGCATGCGGTGGCGCACATCGAATTCAGCGCCATCCTGATGCACTGGGACAGCCTCTGCCGCTTCCGGGGGATGCCGGCACCGTACTATCATGACTGGTTCACCGTGGTCCTGGAAGAGCTGAAGCACTTCGAACTGCTGACGCGGCGGCTGGCGCACCTGGGCGCGCAATACGGTGACCTGCCGGTCCATCAGGGGCTGTGGCAGGTGGCACTGGACACCGCAGGCGACGTGCTCGCCCGCATGGCGCTGGTGCCCCGGTTCCAGGAAGCTCGGGGGCTGGATGTCACCCCGGGCATGATCGCCGGATTGCGCCAGGCCGGTGACGAGGAGAGCGCCGCGGTTCTGGAGGTCATTCTCGACGAGGAGGTCGGGCACGTCGCCAAAGGCGATCGCTGGTTCCGCTGGCTGTGCCGGCAGCAGAACAAAGCGCCCGGAGAGACTTACCTCGATCTGGTCCGGCGTCACCTGCGCGGTGCGGTGCGGGGGCCGTTCAACCGGCCGCTGCGCCTGCAGGCCGGCTTCGACGCTGTGGAGATGGACCGGCTTGAAACACTTCAACAAGGAGCAAAACGATGCGTCAATGCAAAGCGGTAA
- a CDS encoding O-succinylhomoserine sulfhydrylase: protein MSNDLSWDRFGIQTQSIRAGQHRTPENEHSDPIFVTSSYVFDSAAQAQARFSGQEPGNIYSRFTNPTTRTFEERLAIMEGGERCIATASGMAAIMTLAMGLLKAGDHVVCSRAVFGNTVLLFRNYMAKFGVGVDFVALTDLDAWEQAIRPQTRFLFLETPSNPLTEIADIAALAALAHAHDALLVVDNVFCTPALQHPLALGADIVVHSATKYLDGQGRCVGGAIVGPRELLDKEVYPFLRTGGAAMSPFNAWVFLTGLETLNLRMQAHCDNALKLARWLETHPRVERVYYPGLASHPQHDLAAKQQRGGGGIVSFVVKGGQPAAWRVIDNTRLISITANLGDVKTTITHPATTTHGRLSPEERNEAGIDDGLVRISVGLENIEDIIADLERGLNP, encoded by the coding sequence ATGAGCAACGATCTGTCCTGGGACCGTTTCGGCATCCAGACCCAAAGCATCCGGGCCGGCCAGCACCGAACGCCGGAAAACGAGCATTCCGACCCGATCTTCGTCACCTCCAGCTATGTCTTCGACAGCGCTGCCCAGGCCCAGGCGCGCTTTTCCGGCCAGGAGCCTGGCAACATCTATTCCCGCTTCACCAATCCGACCACGCGGACCTTCGAGGAACGCCTGGCGATCATGGAGGGCGGGGAGCGCTGCATCGCCACCGCCTCCGGGATGGCGGCGATCATGACCTTGGCGATGGGGCTTTTGAAGGCGGGTGATCATGTGGTCTGCTCCCGGGCGGTGTTCGGCAACACCGTGCTGCTGTTTCGAAACTATATGGCGAAATTCGGGGTCGGTGTCGATTTCGTCGCTTTGACCGACCTGGACGCCTGGGAACAGGCCATCCGCCCCCAGACCCGCTTTCTGTTCCTGGAGACGCCTTCCAATCCCCTGACCGAGATCGCCGACATCGCCGCGCTGGCGGCGCTGGCCCACGCCCACGACGCCCTGCTGGTAGTGGACAACGTCTTCTGTACCCCGGCCCTGCAACACCCCCTGGCTTTGGGCGCCGACATCGTGGTCCATTCGGCCACCAAATATCTGGACGGCCAGGGCCGCTGCGTCGGGGGCGCCATCGTCGGCCCCCGGGAGCTGCTGGACAAGGAGGTCTACCCCTTTCTGCGCACCGGAGGCGCCGCCATGAGCCCCTTCAACGCCTGGGTCTTCCTCACCGGCCTGGAAACCCTGAATCTGCGCATGCAGGCCCACTGCGACAATGCCCTGAAGCTGGCCCGCTGGCTCGAAACCCATCCGCGGGTGGAACGGGTCTACTATCCCGGGCTGGCCTCCCATCCCCAGCACGATCTGGCCGCAAAACAGCAGCGGGGGGGCGGGGGAATTGTCAGCTTCGTGGTTAAAGGCGGCCAGCCGGCGGCCTGGCGGGTCATCGACAATACCCGCCTGATCTCGATCACCGCCAACCTGGGGGACGTGAAGACGACCATCACCCACCCGGCCACCACCACCCACGGCCGCCTTTCGCCGGAGGAACGCAACGAGGCCGGCATCGACGACGGGCTGGTGCGGATCTCCGTCGGGCTGGAGAACATCGAGGACATCATCGCCGACCTGGAGCGGGGGCTGAACCCTTGA